The Glandiceps talaboti chromosome 1, keGlaTala1.1, whole genome shotgun sequence genome has a segment encoding these proteins:
- the LOC144442294 gene encoding galanin receptor type 1-like yields the protein MDYPFLDVTSDDYGVDNQSVNGTLTFPFPGPMYDSTLQDVVYRVEIGIAAFGIIANLSFMFVIARVKRMRTVTNFYLTNLCVADMTVLIAKTTLTIMVIINPLHQAKNQNVLCIFVNLVSAVPIYASTFTIALVAIDRYIAVCHPMKAKKLSKRRQAVKVILLIWFLAAIFATPIAVFCVVFSRAMALATLILQMGPFLISMFTVSILYILIVRQMCIRAASTTTKDLESSARKEKRQVITVLIVTTVVFFLCVCPYQLKILFDVLMMYEVIPLTFYGYQVLGSVTHMLLFVNAAVNPIIYKIFSSKYRSAFLEAFMCYVCMDSVPRPRTASLSHSSNYSSERLREYRVRTTNGKPKINGTWL from the coding sequence ATGGATTATCCCTTCCTGGATGTAACATCTGATGATTACGGAGTGGACAACCAGTCGGTGAATGGCACCCTCACATTTCCATTTCCTGGACCTATGTATGACAGCACGTTGCAAGATGTAGTCTACCGTGTTGAAATTGGTATTGCAGCATTTGGGATAATTGCAAATTTGTCTTTTATGTTTGTTATTGCCCGAGTGAAACGAATGAGAACTGTCACTAACTTCTACCTTACAAATCTTTGCGTAGCTGACATGACTGTTCTGATTGCCAAGACAACACTTACCATTATGGTTATCATAAATCCTCTCCATCAGGCAAAGAACcaaaatgtattatgtatttttgTCAACCTTGTATCTGCTGTGCCCATATATGCATCAACATTTACGATTGCATTGGTTGCAATAGACAGGTATATTGCTGTGTGTCATCCAATGAAAGCAAAGAAACTTAGTAAGAGGAGACAAGCTGTGAAAGTCATTCTTCTTATTTGGtttttggcagccatttttgCCACTCCAATAGCTGTGTTTTGTGTGGTGTTCTCACGTGCTATGGCGTTAGCGACATTAATCCTACAAATGGGACCATTTTTAATCAGCATGTTTACAGTTAGTATACTGTACATACTTATAGTGAGACAAATGTGTATAAGAGCTGCAAGTACAACCACCAAGGATCTAGAGTCAAGTGCTAGAAAAGAAAAACGGCAAGTTATCACGGTGCTGATTGTAACAacagttgttttctttttgtgtgtatgtCCATACCAGTTGAAAATTTTATTCGATGTGTTAATGATGTATGAAGTCATACCACTAACATTTTATGGATATCAAGTTCTAGGCTCAGTGACTCACATGTTGCTGTTTGTAAATGCTGCTGTTAATccaattatttacaaaattttcaGTTCAAAGTACCGAAGCGCATTTCTGGAAGCTTTTATGTGCTATGTTTGCATGGATTCAGTTCCAAGACCAAGAACTGCTAGTTTGTCACATTCCTCCAACTATTCATCAGAAAGACTAAGAGAGTACAGAGTACGAACTACAAATGGAAAACCTAAAATAAATGGAACATGGCTTTGA